The following proteins come from a genomic window of Kitasatospora sp. NBC_01246:
- a CDS encoding non-ribosomal peptide synthetase has protein sequence MSREPGGAAAPDPTDRHPTPRTENPVTNDSTAPIDDSQAQAPAASALEDVYPLSSLQEGLLFHALYDDEARDVYVVQSHLDLAGPVDGARLAAAVDALLVRHANLRAGFWYEDPEAVVQFVQREVETPLRVVDLTAPAGAEQDAAVLAAMDEDWHHRFELDAPPLLRLALLRLGPDRSRLVITCHHLLLDGWSMPILVRELLALYGSAGDLAALPAVRPYKDHLALLATRDTAAAEAAWGAALAGFAQTHPVAPGAGVATAVEPAVVTLHAERELSAAVAEAARGRGLTLGNLAHTLWGVLLGSLTGTADVVFGTTVSGRPDDLPGADTMVGLFINTVPVRVRLAPGATLAGAAAAVQREQAELIAHQHLGLGTIQRLADVEGALFDTLLVVENYQGGGDALRTSLGTVEGLAVTALGARDATHYPLGLTVLPGERLRLELEYRPELFTEAEAGRIADRFLRLLAAFAADPDTPLARLDLLDAAERAALPATVSGGEHRVPDATAADLFADRAARTPDVRALVGPGLTGGPAPVQLSFAELDAAADRLARLLRAHGLRADDIAALALPRSAESVTALLAVLRAGAAYLPIDLDHPDERLALLLADARPAVVLTTAQVAARLPEVPGAAVLLLDDPRTAADLAALPAGPLTDAERGGPVHPDAAAYVIHTSGSTGRPKGVVIPHRGLGNLIHDHLATTFADALRATGRARLRALHTASFSFDSSWEQLIWLIGGHELHVLGEDDRRDAEAVVGYTRAHRVDALDVTPSYAQQLLDSGLLAGEHRPAVLLLGGEALPEPLWTRLRGEAGVTAVNYYGPTEFTVDALVADLADSAAPVIGRPLRGTRAHVLDGLLRPVPAGVPGELYLAGPQLARGYLDRPGLTAGRFVADPFAPGERMYRTGDLVRRRADGEVEYLGRTDDQVKIRGYRIELGEIEAALAGQPGVAQAAVLVRPGAVRRIVAYVVPARDALLDTEELHRALAARLPEYMVPSAFAVLDALPLTVNGKLDRAALPDEALAYTGLAAGRDAGSETEQLLCDLYAEVLGLPRAGVEDDFFRLGGDSISSIRLIGAARAEGLSLSPRDVFERRTPAALAELADRRDAAGAAPELPELPPATEAELALVRAAVPKLEIEDVWPVSPLQEGLLFEAGYDEQALDVHTSRDVLSLTARIPLEVLRAAVAAVLDGHPNLRAGFLQDGLERPVQFLPRAVDVPLTEVDLSALGTDDFEAELRLLKEREAFTRFDLAAPPLLRLVSVLTPDGGQRVLITNHALLWDGWSSGLFLQEVLTRCAGERPPAAGLPYRDFLRWLAGQDQEAGRAAWRSALEGLAEPTLLAPQARERAALLPEEVVVEAPAGLGERLAAFGREHGLTLNTVLSGAWGLLLAGLTAREDVVFGATVSGRPAELPGIDATIGMFLNTVPVRARLDGEEGVAAFLTRFQDEQSALLAHHQTGLGEIQRGTGFGRLFDTLQVLRNTPADEGLRDRLRERLGLRQVTDVDATHFPLIFITNPGEHLTFEWKYRPDVFERAVVEEHAERLLALLEQILERPDRPVRTLDVLTVRERGLVLGEWVATGRGLPGATVADLLAERAVAVPGETALVFGGVSWSYAELDARVNRLARLFVARGAGPERVVALGLPRSLEMVAALFAVLRTGAAYLPLELDYPVDRLAFMVEDTAPVCLVTDSAAADRMPAFEGVLLLDSPEVMAELAALPEGPLGVVVDQDSPAYVIFTSGSTGRPKGVVTPYRGLTNMQLNHREAIFDPVVESAGGRRLRIAHTVSFSFDMSWEELLWLVEGHEVHVLDEALRRDAQGLADYLDVHGIDVINVTPSYAQALVEAGLLDEDRHRPVLVLLGGEAVAETLWTRLRETPGVMGYNLYGPTEYTINTLGGGTRDSATATVGRPIWNTRAYVLDACLRPVPVGVAGELYVSGVGLARGYLNRAGLTAERFVADPFGEPGARMYRTGDVVRWRQDGLLDFLGRADDQVKIRGYRVEPGEIEDAIALDPAVAQAAVLVREDTPGVKRLAAYLVPAATAVDLAAVRNELAARLPEYMVPSAFVVLDELPLTVNGKLDRKALPAPAGTGTGPGRAPRDAREEILCGAFAEVLGLAEVGPEDHFFDLGGHSLLATRLIGRVRALPGGAGLTVRDLFEAPTPAGLAHRAGAGDDPRPALGRRERPADLPLSHAQRRMWFLQNLDDSGATYNVPLVVRVTGPLDRAALGAAVRSVTQRHESLRTVFTERDGDVHQRILEAPAAEAAVHLVRSSESTLDADLRSAVRYGFDLSAELPLRVSLLELGPEDHVVVVLFHHIAGDEWSMLPFIEDLTGAYAAHTDGRTPDWAPLPVQYADYTLWQQELLGSPEDERSLHARQAGYWKQALAGLPEELPLPTDHPRRPVAGYRGDTVRGQVPPAVYRGLREAARATGTTTFMVLQAAVATLLHRLGAGTDIPLGAPVAGRSDSALDGLVGFFVNTLVLRNDLSGDPTFAELLTRTRDTDLAAFAHQDLPFDRLVEAVNPPRVPGRHPLFQVMLGYQHNDGQAGRLLGLESRILPFELGAAKFELDFNFEETSATEEIDIALEYAADLYDRTTAEALVGRLLALLEQVAADPRRRIGALDVLTGRERGLVLGEWVATGRGLPGATVADLLAERAVAVPGETALVFGGVSWSYAELDARVNRLARLFVARGAGPERVVALGLPRSLEMVAALFAVLRTGAAYLPLELDYPVDRLAFMVEDTAPVCLVTDSAAADRMPAFEGVLLLDSPEVVAELAALPEGPLGVVVDQDSPAYVIFTSGSTGRPKGVVTPYRGLTNMQLNHREAIFDPVVESAGGRRLRIAHTVSFSFDMSWEELLWLVEGHEVHVLDEALRRDAQGLADYLDVHGIDVINVTPSYAQALVEAGLLDEDRHRPVLVLLGGEAVAETLWTRLRETPGVMGYNLYGPTEYTINTLGGGTRDSATATVGRPIWNTRAYVLDACLRPVPVGVAGELYVSGVGLARGYLNRAGLTAERFVADPFGEPGARMYRTGDVVRWRQDGLLDFLGRADDQVKIRGYRVEPGEIEDAIALDPAVAQAAVLVREDTPGVKRLVAYLVPGEGTLIEAAAVRRMLAARLPEYMVPSAFVVLDELPLTVNGKLDRKALPAPSATDFTASGPLRGPRYPTEKAVHAAFTDVLGLPALGIDENFFDLGGHSLLAMSLLQRIRAEFAGDFGLADLLARPTVAALAEFLVDRLVTASLGEEPESTPACSG, from the coding sequence ATGAGCCGCGAACCGGGCGGCGCCGCCGCCCCCGACCCCACCGACCGCCACCCCACCCCCAGGACCGAGAACCCCGTGACGAACGACTCCACCGCACCGATCGACGACTCGCAGGCCCAGGCCCCGGCCGCGTCGGCCCTGGAGGACGTCTACCCGCTCTCCTCCCTGCAGGAGGGGCTGCTCTTCCACGCGCTCTACGACGACGAGGCGCGCGACGTCTACGTCGTGCAGTCGCACCTCGACCTGGCCGGCCCGGTCGACGGCGCCCGGCTGGCCGCCGCCGTCGACGCGCTGCTGGTGCGGCACGCCAACCTGCGCGCCGGGTTCTGGTACGAGGACCCGGAGGCGGTCGTCCAGTTCGTCCAGCGCGAGGTGGAGACCCCGCTGCGGGTGGTCGACCTGACCGCCCCGGCCGGGGCGGAGCAGGACGCCGCGGTACTGGCCGCGATGGACGAGGACTGGCACCACCGGTTCGAGCTGGACGCCCCGCCGCTGCTGCGGCTGGCCCTGCTCCGGCTGGGGCCGGACCGCTCCCGGCTCGTCATCACCTGCCACCACCTGCTGCTCGACGGCTGGTCGATGCCGATCCTGGTGCGCGAGCTGCTGGCGCTCTACGGGTCGGCCGGCGACCTCGCCGCGCTGCCCGCCGTCCGCCCCTACAAGGACCACCTGGCGCTGCTCGCCACCCGCGACACCGCCGCCGCCGAGGCCGCCTGGGGCGCCGCGCTGGCCGGTTTCGCCCAGACCCACCCGGTCGCGCCGGGCGCCGGCGTCGCCACCGCCGTCGAACCGGCCGTGGTCACCCTGCACGCCGAGCGCGAGCTCTCCGCCGCCGTCGCCGAGGCCGCCCGAGGCCGGGGCCTGACCCTCGGCAACCTCGCCCACACCCTCTGGGGCGTCCTGCTCGGCTCGCTCACCGGCACCGCCGACGTGGTCTTCGGCACCACCGTCTCCGGCCGCCCCGACGACCTGCCCGGCGCCGACACCATGGTCGGCCTCTTCATCAACACCGTGCCGGTGCGCGTGCGGCTCGCCCCCGGCGCCACCCTGGCCGGCGCCGCCGCCGCCGTCCAGCGCGAGCAGGCCGAGCTGATCGCCCACCAGCACCTCGGCCTCGGCACCATCCAGCGGCTCGCCGACGTCGAGGGCGCGCTGTTCGACACCCTGCTCGTGGTCGAGAACTACCAGGGCGGCGGCGACGCGCTCCGCACGAGCCTGGGCACCGTCGAGGGCCTGGCCGTCACCGCGCTCGGCGCCCGCGACGCCACCCACTACCCGCTGGGCCTGACCGTGCTGCCCGGCGAGCGGCTGCGCCTGGAGCTGGAGTACCGGCCCGAGCTGTTCACCGAGGCCGAGGCCGGCCGGATCGCCGACCGCTTCCTGCGCCTGCTCGCCGCGTTCGCCGCCGACCCGGACACCCCGCTCGCCCGGCTGGACCTGCTCGACGCCGCCGAGCGCGCCGCGCTGCCCGCCACCGTCTCCGGCGGCGAGCACCGCGTCCCGGACGCCACCGCCGCCGACCTGTTCGCCGACCGGGCCGCCCGCACCCCGGACGTCCGGGCCCTGGTCGGCCCCGGCCTGACCGGCGGCCCGGCCCCCGTCCAGCTCTCCTTCGCCGAACTGGACGCCGCCGCCGACCGGCTGGCCCGACTGCTGCGCGCCCACGGCCTGCGCGCCGACGACATCGCCGCCCTCGCGCTGCCGCGCTCCGCCGAGTCGGTCACCGCGCTGCTCGCCGTCCTGCGGGCCGGCGCCGCCTACCTGCCGATCGACCTCGACCACCCGGACGAGCGGCTCGCCCTGCTCCTGGCGGACGCCCGCCCCGCCGTCGTCCTGACCACCGCCCAGGTCGCCGCCCGGCTGCCCGAGGTGCCCGGCGCCGCCGTCCTGCTGCTGGACGACCCGCGGACCGCCGCCGACCTCGCCGCGCTGCCCGCCGGCCCGCTCACCGACGCCGAGCGCGGCGGTCCCGTCCACCCCGACGCCGCCGCGTACGTCATCCACACCTCCGGCTCCACCGGCCGGCCCAAGGGCGTGGTGATCCCGCACCGCGGCCTCGGCAACCTGATCCACGACCACCTGGCCACCACCTTCGCCGACGCGCTGCGCGCCACCGGCCGGGCCCGGCTGCGCGCCCTGCACACCGCGTCGTTCTCCTTCGACTCCTCCTGGGAGCAGCTGATCTGGCTGATCGGCGGCCACGAGCTGCACGTCCTCGGCGAGGACGACCGCCGGGACGCCGAGGCGGTGGTCGGCTACACCCGCGCCCACCGCGTCGACGCCCTCGACGTCACCCCCTCGTACGCCCAGCAGCTGCTCGACAGCGGCCTGCTGGCCGGCGAGCACCGCCCGGCGGTGCTGCTGCTCGGCGGCGAGGCGCTGCCCGAGCCGCTCTGGACCAGGCTGCGCGGCGAGGCGGGCGTCACCGCCGTCAACTACTACGGCCCGACCGAGTTCACCGTCGACGCCCTGGTCGCCGACCTCGCGGACAGCGCCGCCCCGGTCATCGGCCGCCCGCTGCGCGGGACCCGCGCCCACGTGCTGGACGGCCTGCTGCGGCCGGTCCCGGCCGGGGTGCCCGGTGAGCTGTACCTGGCCGGTCCGCAGCTGGCCCGCGGCTACCTGGACCGGCCCGGCCTGACCGCCGGCCGGTTCGTCGCCGACCCGTTCGCCCCGGGTGAGCGCATGTACCGCACCGGCGACCTGGTCCGCCGGCGGGCCGACGGCGAGGTCGAGTACCTCGGCCGCACCGACGACCAGGTGAAGATCCGCGGCTACCGGATCGAACTCGGCGAGATCGAGGCCGCGCTGGCCGGGCAGCCGGGCGTGGCCCAGGCCGCCGTGCTGGTCCGGCCCGGCGCCGTCCGGCGCATCGTCGCCTACGTCGTCCCCGCCCGGGACGCCCTGCTCGACACCGAGGAACTCCACCGGGCGCTCGCCGCCCGGCTGCCGGAGTACATGGTGCCGTCCGCCTTCGCCGTGCTGGACGCGCTGCCGCTGACCGTCAACGGCAAGCTCGACCGGGCCGCACTGCCCGACGAGGCGCTCGCCTACACCGGCCTGGCGGCCGGCCGGGACGCCGGCTCCGAGACCGAGCAGTTGCTCTGCGACCTGTACGCGGAGGTCCTCGGCCTGCCGCGGGCCGGCGTCGAGGACGACTTCTTCCGCCTCGGCGGCGACAGCATCTCCTCGATCCGGCTGATCGGCGCCGCCCGCGCCGAGGGGCTCTCGCTCAGCCCGCGCGACGTGTTCGAGCGCCGCACCCCGGCCGCCCTCGCCGAGCTGGCCGACCGCCGCGACGCGGCCGGCGCCGCCCCGGAGCTGCCCGAGCTGCCCCCGGCGACCGAGGCCGAACTGGCCCTCGTCCGCGCCGCCGTGCCCAAGCTGGAGATCGAGGACGTCTGGCCGGTCTCCCCGCTCCAGGAGGGCCTGCTCTTCGAGGCCGGGTACGACGAGCAGGCGCTGGACGTCCACACCTCGCGCGACGTGCTCTCGCTGACCGCCCGGATCCCGCTGGAGGTGCTGCGCGCCGCCGTGGCCGCCGTGCTGGACGGCCATCCCAACCTGCGGGCCGGCTTCCTCCAGGACGGCCTGGAGCGACCGGTTCAGTTCCTGCCGCGCGCCGTCGACGTCCCGCTCACCGAGGTCGACCTGTCGGCGCTCGGCACGGACGACTTCGAGGCCGAACTGCGCCTCCTCAAGGAGCGCGAGGCGTTCACCCGCTTCGACCTCGCCGCGCCGCCGCTGCTGCGGCTGGTCTCGGTGCTCACCCCCGACGGCGGCCAGCGCGTCCTGATCACCAACCACGCGCTGCTCTGGGACGGCTGGTCCTCCGGGCTCTTCCTCCAGGAGGTGCTGACCCGCTGCGCCGGCGAGCGCCCGCCGGCCGCCGGTCTGCCCTACCGGGACTTCCTGCGCTGGCTGGCCGGCCAGGACCAGGAGGCCGGCCGGGCCGCCTGGCGCTCCGCGCTGGAGGGCCTGGCCGAGCCGACGCTGCTCGCCCCGCAGGCCCGCGAGCGGGCCGCGCTGCTGCCGGAGGAGGTCGTCGTCGAGGCCCCCGCCGGGCTCGGCGAGCGGCTGGCCGCCTTCGGCCGGGAGCACGGCCTGACCCTCAACACCGTGCTCTCCGGCGCCTGGGGCCTGCTGCTGGCCGGTCTGACGGCCCGCGAGGACGTGGTGTTCGGCGCCACCGTCTCCGGCCGCCCGGCCGAGCTGCCCGGCATCGACGCCACCATCGGCATGTTCCTCAACACGGTGCCGGTCCGGGCCCGGCTGGACGGCGAGGAGGGCGTCGCCGCCTTCCTCACCCGATTCCAGGACGAGCAGAGCGCCCTGCTGGCGCACCACCAGACCGGGCTGGGCGAGATCCAGCGCGGCACCGGCTTCGGCCGGCTGTTCGACACCCTCCAGGTGCTCCGCAACACCCCGGCCGACGAGGGCCTGCGGGACCGCCTGCGCGAGCGCCTCGGCCTGCGCCAGGTGACGGACGTCGACGCGACGCACTTCCCGCTGATCTTCATCACCAACCCCGGCGAGCACCTCACCTTCGAGTGGAAGTACCGCCCGGACGTCTTCGAGCGGGCCGTCGTCGAGGAGCACGCCGAGCGGCTGCTGGCCCTGCTGGAGCAGATCCTGGAGCGCCCCGACCGCCCGGTCCGCACCCTGGATGTGTTGACGGTGCGTGAGCGGGGTCTGGTGTTGGGGGAGTGGGTGGCGACGGGTCGTGGGTTGCCGGGGGCGACGGTGGCGGATCTGTTGGCGGAGCGTGCGGTGGCGGTGCCGGGTGAGACGGCGCTGGTGTTCGGTGGGGTGTCGTGGTCGTATGCGGAGTTGGATGCCCGGGTGAACCGGTTGGCGCGGTTGTTCGTGGCGCGGGGGGCGGGGCCGGAGAGGGTGGTGGCGCTGGGGTTGCCGCGTTCGTTGGAGATGGTGGCGGCGTTGTTCGCGGTGCTGCGGACGGGTGCGGCGTATCTGCCGTTGGAGCTGGACTACCCGGTGGACCGGTTGGCGTTCATGGTGGAGGACACCGCTCCGGTCTGTCTGGTGACGGACTCGGCGGCCGCGGATCGGATGCCGGCTTTCGAGGGTGTGCTGCTGTTGGACTCGCCGGAGGTGATGGCCGAGTTGGCGGCGTTGCCGGAGGGTCCGTTGGGTGTGGTGGTGGATCAGGACAGTCCGGCGTATGTGATCTTCACCTCGGGGTCGACGGGTCGGCCGAAGGGTGTGGTGACGCCGTACCGGGGTCTGACGAACATGCAGTTGAACCATCGTGAGGCGATCTTCGATCCGGTGGTCGAGTCCGCGGGCGGTCGCCGGCTGCGGATCGCGCACACCGTCTCGTTCTCCTTCGACATGTCCTGGGAGGAACTGCTCTGGCTGGTCGAGGGCCACGAGGTCCACGTCCTGGACGAGGCCCTGCGCCGCGACGCCCAGGGTCTGGCCGACTACCTGGACGTCCACGGGATCGATGTCATCAACGTGACGCCCTCGTACGCGCAGGCGCTGGTGGAGGCCGGTCTGCTGGACGAGGACCGGCACCGTCCGGTGCTGGTGCTGCTGGGTGGTGAGGCGGTGGCGGAGACGCTCTGGACCAGGCTGCGCGAGACGCCGGGCGTCATGGGCTACAACCTGTACGGGCCGACCGAGTACACCATCAACACCCTCGGTGGCGGGACGCGGGACTCGGCGACCGCGACGGTGGGCCGGCCGATCTGGAACACCCGGGCGTACGTCCTGGACGCCTGTCTGCGGCCGGTTCCGGTGGGTGTGGCGGGCGAGCTGTACGTGTCGGGTGTGGGTCTGGCGCGGGGTTACCTCAACCGGGCGGGGCTGACGGCGGAGCGTTTCGTCGCGGACCCGTTCGGCGAGCCGGGGGCCCGGATGTACCGCACCGGTGATGTGGTGCGCTGGCGTCAGGACGGTCTGCTGGACTTCCTCGGCCGTGCCGACGACCAGGTGAAGATCCGCGGTTACCGGGTCGAGCCCGGCGAGATCGAGGACGCCATCGCCCTGGACCCGGCCGTGGCCCAGGCCGCCGTGCTGGTCCGCGAGGACACCCCCGGCGTCAAGCGCCTGGCCGCCTACCTCGTCCCCGCCGCGACGGCCGTGGACCTCGCCGCCGTCCGCAACGAACTCGCCGCCCGGCTCCCCGAGTACATGGTGCCGTCGGCGTTCGTGGTGCTCGACGAGCTGCCGCTGACCGTCAACGGCAAGCTCGACCGCAAGGCCCTCCCCGCGCCGGCCGGCACCGGGACCGGCCCCGGCCGCGCCCCGCGCGACGCCCGGGAGGAGATCCTCTGCGGCGCCTTCGCCGAGGTGCTCGGCCTCGCCGAGGTCGGCCCCGAGGACCACTTCTTCGACCTCGGCGGCCACTCCCTGCTGGCCACCCGGCTGATCGGCCGGGTCCGCGCGCTGCCCGGCGGCGCCGGGCTCACCGTCCGCGACCTCTTCGAGGCACCCACCCCGGCCGGCCTCGCCCACCGGGCCGGCGCCGGCGACGACCCGCGCCCCGCCCTGGGCCGCCGCGAGCGCCCGGCCGACCTGCCGCTCTCGCACGCCCAGCGCCGGATGTGGTTCCTGCAGAACCTCGACGACTCGGGCGCCACCTACAACGTGCCCCTGGTGGTACGGGTCACCGGCCCGCTGGACCGGGCCGCCCTCGGCGCCGCCGTCCGCTCGGTGACGCAGCGGCACGAGAGCCTGCGCACCGTCTTCACCGAGCGCGACGGCGACGTCCACCAGCGGATCCTGGAGGCCCCGGCGGCCGAGGCGGCCGTGCACCTGGTCCGCTCCTCCGAGTCGACGCTGGACGCCGACCTCCGGAGCGCCGTCCGGTACGGCTTCGACCTCTCCGCCGAACTGCCGCTGCGCGTCAGCCTGCTGGAGCTCGGCCCGGAGGACCACGTGGTGGTGGTGCTCTTCCACCACATCGCGGGCGACGAGTGGTCGATGCTCCCCTTCATCGAGGACCTCACCGGCGCCTACGCGGCGCACACCGACGGCCGCACCCCCGACTGGGCGCCGCTGCCGGTCCAGTACGCCGACTACACGCTCTGGCAGCAGGAGCTGCTCGGCTCGCCCGAGGACGAGCGGAGCCTGCACGCCCGTCAGGCCGGGTACTGGAAGCAGGCACTCGCCGGGCTGCCGGAGGAGCTGCCGCTGCCGACCGACCACCCGCGCCGTCCGGTGGCCGGCTACCGCGGCGACACCGTGCGCGGCCAGGTCCCCCCGGCCGTCTACCGCGGTCTGCGCGAAGCCGCCCGGGCGACCGGCACCACCACCTTCATGGTGCTCCAGGCGGCGGTGGCCACCCTGCTGCACCGCCTGGGCGCCGGCACGGACATCCCCCTCGGGGCGCCCGTCGCCGGGCGTTCCGACAGCGCGCTGGACGGGCTGGTCGGCTTCTTCGTCAACACGCTGGTCCTGCGCAACGACCTGTCCGGCGACCCGACCTTCGCCGAGCTGCTGACCCGCACCCGGGACACCGACCTGGCGGCCTTCGCCCACCAGGACCTGCCGTTCGACCGGCTGGTCGAGGCGGTCAACCCGCCGCGCGTGCCCGGCCGGCACCCGCTGTTCCAGGTGATGCTCGGCTACCAGCACAACGACGGCCAGGCCGGGCGCCTGCTCGGCCTGGAGAGCCGGATCCTGCCCTTCGAGCTGGGCGCCGCGAAGTTCGAACTCGACTTCAACTTCGAGGAGACCTCCGCCACGGAGGAGATCGACATCGCCCTCGAGTACGCGGCCGACCTCTACGACCGCACCACCGCCGAGGCCCTGGTCGGGCGGCTGCTGGCTCTGCTGGAGCAGGTCGCGGCCGACCCGCGGCGCCGGATCGGCGCCCTGGATGTGTTGACGGGGCGTGAGCGGGGTCTGGTGTTGGGGGAGTGGGTGGCGACGGGTCGTGGGTTGCCGGGGGCGACGGTGGCGGATCTGTTGGCGGAGCGTGCGGTGGCGGTGCCGGGTGAGACGGCGCTGGTGTTCGGTGGGGTGTCGTGGTCGTATGCGGAGTTGGATGCCCGGGTGAACCGGTTGGCGCGGTTGTTCGTGGCGCGGGGGGCGGGGCCGGAGAGGGTGGTGGCGCTGGGGTTGCCGCGTTCGTTGGAGATGGTGGCGGCGTTGTTCGCGGTGCTGCGGACGGGTGCGGCGTATCTGCCGTTGGAGCTGGACTACCCGGTGGACCGGTTGGCGTTCATGGTGGAGGACACCGCTCCGGTCTGTCTGGTGACGGACTCGGCGGCCGCGGATCGGATGCCGGCTTTCGAGGGTGTGCTGTTGCTGGACTCGCCGGAGGTGGTGGCCGAGTTGGCGGCGTTGCCGGAGGGTCCGTTGGGTGTGGTGGTGGATCAGGACAGTCCGGCGTATGTGATCTTCACCTCGGGGTCGACGGGTCGGCCGAAGGGTGTGGTGACGCCGTACCGGGGTCTGACGAACATGCAGTTGAACCATCGTGAGGCGATCTTCGATCCGGTGGTCGAGTCCGCGGGTGGCCGCCGGCTGCGGATCGCGCACACCGTCTCGTTCTCCTTCGACATGTCCTGGGAGGAACTGCTCTGGCTGGTCGAGGGCCACGAGGTCCACGTCCTGGACGAGGCCCTGCGCCGCGACGCCCAGGGTCTGGCCGACTACCTGGACGTCCACGGGATCGATGTCATCAACGTGACGCCCTCGTACGCGCAGGCGCTGGTGGAGGCCGGTCTGCTGGACGAGGACCGGCACCGTCCGGTGCTGGTGCTGCTGGGTGGTGAGGCGGTGGCGGAGACGCTCTGGACCAGGCTGCGCGAGACGCCGGGCGTCATGGGCTACAACCTGTACGGGCCGACCGAGTACACCATCAACACCCTCGGTGGCGGGACGCGGGACTCGGCGACCGCGACGGTGGGCCGGCCGATCTGGAACACCCGGGCGTACGTCCTGGACGCCTGTCTGCGGCCGGTTCCGGTGGGTGTGGCGGGCGAGCTGTATGTGTCGGGTGTGGGTCTGGCGCGGGGTTACCTCAACCGGGCGGGGCTGACGGCGGAGCGTTTCGTGGCGGACCCGTTCGGCGAGCCGGGGGCCCGGATGTACCGCACCGGTGATGTGGTGCGCTGGCGTCAGGACGGTCTGCTGGACTTCCTCGGCCGTGCCGACGACCAGGTGAAGATCCGCGGTTACCGGGTCGAGCCCGGCGAGATCGAGGACGCCATCGCCCTGGACCCGGCCGTGGCCCAGGCCGCCGTGCTGGTCCGTGAGGACACCCCCGGCGTCAAGCGCCTGGTCGCCTACCTGGTGCCGGGTGAGGGTACCCTTATCGAGGCCGCCGCGGTCCGGCGTATGCTGGCCGCCCGGCTGCCCGAGTACATGGTGCCGTCGGCGTTCGTGGTGCTCGACGAGCTGCCGCTGACCGTCAACGGCAAGCTCGACCGCAAGGCCCTCCCCGCGCCCAGCGCCACCGACTTCACCGCGTCGGGACCGCTGCGCGGACCGAGGTACCCGACCGAGAAGGCCGTGCACGCGGCGTTCACCGACGTGCTGGGCCTGCCCGCACTCGGGATCGACGAGAACTTCTTCGACCTCGGCGGCCACTCGCTGCTCGCGATGTCGCTGCTCCAGCGGATCCGGGCGGAGTTCGCCGGTGACTTCGGCCTCGCCGACCTGCTGGCCCGGCCGACCGTGGCGGCGCTCGCCGAGTTCCTCGTCGACCGTCTCGTCACGGCCTCGCTCGGCGAGGAGCCTGAGAGCACGCCGGCTTGTTCCGGCTGA
- a CDS encoding MbtH family protein: MSATNPFEDDDARYFVLVNAENQHSLWPAFAEIPAGWTVVHGEDSREACTAYVDANWTDMRPAGLVARTAAAGV, from the coding sequence ATGAGCGCCACCAACCCGTTCGAGGACGACGACGCCCGTTACTTCGTGCTCGTCAACGCGGAGAACCAGCACTCCCTCTGGCCCGCCTTCGCCGAGATCCCGGCCGGCTGGACGGTCGTGCACGGCGAGGACAGCCGTGAGGCGTGCACCGCCTACGTGGACGCCAACTGGACGGACATGCGCCCGGCCGGCCTGGTCGCCCGTACGGCCGCCGCCGGCGTCTGA